The following coding sequences are from one Cercospora beticola chromosome 4, complete sequence window:
- a CDS encoding uncharacterized protein (BUSCO:EOG09262UB3~CAZy:GT4) — translation MPSPPCGLRCLPHSTACSPLKDDTNAVSDTNRLSVLPQYAYAAAARSPRCIQRSLEAVLAPTQTQRAQALHPSLAALMAVFTILSLLLGVVVLGSLLPLGIYQVGKIIGLVIKSKTQHRKDILLERAEKEQREQEKTDKVGRKTAASSSSSLSSEWDKVSDEDGDDRERTPVPSSSASFDSHFNGVIGFFHPFCNAGGGGERVLFAAILATQRRYPNALCAVYTGDNDATREQILANVRDRFDIDLNPAKVVFLYLQTRDWVLASRWPHFTLLGQSIGSLILGWDAFNLLVPEIFVDTMGYGFVLALCRFLFPKVPTGAYVHYPTISTDMLQSLHNTTGNQGLNAGQGSGWKGRAKQTYWECFASLYRWVGGSVDVVMTNSTWTQNHISELWGRARTKQNMKHPIQVVYPPCPVEEFQKRIPVDAASEKSRTNNILYIAQFRPEKKHEDIIKAFHLFLKEHYGTASAEERPKLILVGSVRNDTDDEKKVYKLRLQAQEVKDSVEFVVNAKYSQVVEYLKSSSVGVNGMWNEHFGIGVVEYQAAGLIAVVNDSGGPKYDIVVEIDGKPTGFHASTPEEFASGFHKALSLSPKEAFAMRLRARQSSLRFSEQVFAEAWLGQLACLIALQLPSRNCSGVVS, via the exons ATGCCATCACCGCCCTGTGGCCTACGTTGTCTCCCGCACTCCACTGCTTGCTCTCCCCTAAAAGATGACACGAATGCCGTGAGCGACACAAACCGCCTCTCAGTGCTACCACAATATGCCTacgctgctgcagcgcgctCGCCTCGTTGCATCCAGAGATCTCTAGAAGCGGTTCTGGCGCCAACCCAAACCCAAAGAGCTCAAGCGCTGCATCCGTCGCTGGCTGCCCTCATGGCCGTCTTCACCATCCTCAGCTTACTGCTCGGCGTCGTGGTTTTGGGCAGTCTTCTGCCGTTGGGAATTTATCAGGTCGGAAAGATCATCGGCCTGGTCATCAAGAGTAAGACTCAGCATCGAAAGGATATTTTGCTGGAACGTGCAGAGAAGGAACAACGTGAGCAAGAGAAGACAGACAAAGTTGGCCGCAAAACAGCAGCATCGTCGAGCAGTTCTCTGTCAAGCGAGTGGGATAAGGTCTCAGAcgaggatggcgacgatCGGGAGAGGACACCTGTGCCGAGCAGCTCTGCCAGCTTCGACTCCCACTTCAATGGTGTGATTGGCTTCTTCCACCCCTTCTGTAATGCAGGAGGTGGTGGGGAGCGGGTGCTGTTCGCTGCGATCCTGGCCACGCAGAGACGCTATCCGAATGCTCTATGTGCCGTTTACACCGGCGACAACGATGCCACACGAGAACAGATACTGGCCAACGTTCGCGACCGTTTCGATATCGACCTCAATCCTGCAAAGGTCGTCTTCTTATATCTGCAGACACGAGACTGGGTCCTGGCGAGCAGATGGCCACACTTCACGTTGCTCGGTCAGTCCATAGGCAGTCTCATCCTGGGCTGGGATGCATTCAACCTGCTCGTACCTGAAATCTTCGTGGACACCATGGGCTACGGCTTCGTTTTGGCATTGTGCCGCTTCCTGTTTCCCAAAGTGCCGACAGGTGCTTATGTGCACTATCCTACGATATCGACGGACATGCTGCAATCTCTACACAACACCACTGGCAACCAAGGCCTCAATGCGGGGCAAGGATCAGGCTGGAAAGGTCGAGCGAAGCAGACATACTGGGAATGCTTCGCATCGTTATATCGTTGGGTCGGTGGCAGCGTGGATGTTGTAATGACGAATTCCACCTGGACGCAGAATCACATCTCGGAGCTATGGGGCAGAGCGCGAACGAAGCAGAACATGAAGCACCCAATTCAGGTTGTGTACCCGCCATGCCCTGTCGAGGAGTTTCAGAAAAGGATACCAGTCGATGCGGCAAGTGAAAAGAGCAGGACGAACAATATCCTCTACATTGCACAATTTCGCCCGGAGAAGAAGCATGAGGATATCATCAAAGCTTTCCACTTGTTCCTCAAAGAGCATTACGGCACGGCATCAGCGGAGGAGAGGCCGAAGCTGATCCTCGTGGGCAGTGTGAGGAATGATACggatgatgagaagaaggTTTACAAACTCCGCTTACAGGCTCAAGAAGTCAAGGACAGCGTGGAGTTTGTGGTCAACGCCAAGTATTCACAAGTTGTAGAGTACCTGAAGAGCAGCTCGGTAGGCGTGAACGGCATGTGGAACGAGCACTTTGGTATTGGAGTCGTGGAGTACCAGGCTGCGGGTCTGATCGCGGTCGTGAACGATAGCGGTGGACCAAAGTACGACATTGTCGTTGAGATTGATGGAAAACCGACAG GTTTCCACGCCTCTACGCCTGAAGAATTCGCCTCGGGCTTCCACAAAGCTCTCTCGCTATCGCCCAAAGAAGCCTTTGCCATGCGACTCCGCGCACGACAGTCCTCGCTACGTTTCTCGGAACAGGTATTTGCAGAGGCTTGGCTAGGACAGTTGGCGTGTCTCATAGCGCTTCAGCTTCCGTCGCGAAACTGTTCGGGCGTTGTTAGCTAG
- a CDS encoding uncharacterized protein (BUSCO:EOG09260NWN), with amino-acid sequence MDDTMSDAEKIRAKRLAKLGGAGRPDATAANDSNSNGSAIPPTTTTDASSANTAPANDGADDKPATPPIDRSKLLNNLEAHKPAAVSAPPPKEPVKITVKPRQTSPGVKRDRDGSERPQSRSTNRPGETIEVWQDKVLKQVYRVTLNQNETKDIHGHKLAYLGGVKEDGADLLQVDNSDSILTEAASHAPRGKIFEYFLQCFKRAVRASKDPRHTGSEEKAFVLKEARRVSMGYCIFAITMPDMFPDFEPTSNALVDHLLADPESDHGICTDFLTEAVSRFEEDDTIKETIVGAAEVLSQQLAQKDMLADYTNYITAIRNLLRFPKIMNAVTESEMWAPDVEAQDIESKTILGPFFRLSPMQQAAASSYFSAPKTRDKAFIANAQSATRMTLKTHQEQLFLIADGIVKAGPATRGRILDWFAMCVNKNHHKRAMRVDYKRVSSDGFMVNVTAVLDRLCSPFIDASFGKIDRIDVDYLRRNPRVDITDETKINADQATSDEFYKRPAQGTNNFISELFFLTVAAHHYGTEAAQTRMTTMRKSVKRYEQDLAEFEKERHKYVSDPRYLQRFEQHVAKVKQQIDDMWSTIHATTGVLLDDATQKASMDFMRYVIVWLLRLASGQNLPKEQLRLPLPTQQPDVFKCLPEYFLEGVVDNFKFVTSNMPQAIVPTQTAELVQFAIAFLRSSEYVKNPGVKSGLVTILFFGIMPYANNRPGVLHDQLLGSDFANTHLLHALMRFYIEAENTGTHTQFFDKFSIRYEIFQVVKRIWVNTKYRENLAIESRTNTAFFVQFVNMMVNDVTFVLDESLSSLAKVNELTKELADGSIMQDLNDEQRKEKQDLLEDHKGRAKSYLGLTSSTMEALILFTETLAEAFTMQEIVTRLADMLDYNLDTLVGPRRKNIVIKDDDLKAVWHPKSLLSDILTVYINLSEKQDFIHAIARDGRSYKPANFVEATDIMRKSVLKSPEELRAWETLGEKVAEAKALDEQEEADLGEIPEEFEDPLLGILMTDPVILPSSKSVVDRSTIRTHLLSDPTDPFNRVPLKIEEVLDNVELKDKIDAWRKERKAERTRGEAMDTTDG; translated from the exons ATGGACGATACGATGTCAGACGCGGAGAAG ATCCGTGCGAAGCGGTTGGCGAAGCTCGGTGGTGCTGGTCGCCCAGATGCTACCGCCGCCAACGATTCGAACTCGAACGGTTCAGCGATTCCTCCCACTACAACGACCGATGCGAGCTCGGCGAACACAGCGCCTGCGAACGACGGCGCCGACGACAAGCCAGCGACGCCACCGATCGATCGTAGTAAGCTGCTGAACAATCTGGAAGCTCACAAGCCTGCAGCAGTGTCAGCTCCTCCCCCGAAAGAGCCCGTTAAGATCACAGTAAAGCCGCGCCAGACGTCGCCGGGCGTCAAACGCGATCGAGACGGCTCAGAGCGGCCACAATCACGCTCCACGAATCGCCCCGGTGAGACCATCGAGGTATGGCAGGACAAGGTTCTCAAGCAGGTGTATCGCGTCACATTGAACCAGAACGAGACCAAGGACATCCATGGCCACAAACTGGCCTACCTCGGGGGAGTCAAAGAGGATGGCGCAGACTTGCTCCAAGTGGATAACTCAGACAGCATCTTGACGGAAGCAGCGAGCCATGCTCCACGAGGCAAGATTTTCGAATACTTCCTGCAATGCTTCAAGCGTGCTGTTCGAGCGAGCAAAGACCCACGGCACACTGGCAGCGAGGAGAAAGCTTTCGTGTTGAAGGAAGCACGACGGGTGAGCATGGGTTATTGTATTTTCGCGATCACCATGCCGGATATGTTTCCCGATTTTGAGCCAACCTCGAATGCGCTCGTAGATCATTTGCTGGCAGATCCAGAGTCCGATCATGGCATTTGCACAGATTTCCTGACCGAAGCAGTGTCGAgattcgaggaagacgataCCATCAAGGAGACGATTGTCGGCGCGGCAGAAGTCTTGAGTCAACAACTTGCTCAGAAAGATATGCTGGCTGATTACACGAATTACATCACCGCCATTCGGAACCTGCTACGCTTTCCGAAGATCATGAATGCTGTGACTGAGTCGGAGATGTGGGCGCCTGATGTCGAAGCACAGGACATCGAGTCAAAGACGATACTGGGACCTTTCTTCCGCTTGTCGCCAATGCAGCAAGCTGCGGCGAGCAGCTATTTCTCGGCGCCTAAGACGCGCGACAAGGCATTCATTGCCAACGCGCAG AGCGCAACACGCATGACGTTGAAAACGCATCAAGAGCAGCTCTTCCTGATAGCGGATGGCATCGTCAAGGCGGGTCCTGCCACGCGAGGCCGCATCCTGGACTGGTTCGCGATGTGCGTCAACAAGAACCACCACAAGCGAGCGATGCGTGTCGACTATAAGCGAGTGTCCTCGGATGGGTTCATGGTCAACGTCACAGCTGTTCTTGATCGTCTCTGCAGTCCCTTCATCGACGCCAGTTTTGGCAAGATCGATCGCATAGATGTCGACTACCTGCGTCGCAACCCACGAGTAGACATTACCGACGAGACGAAAATCAACGCAGACCAGGCAACGAGTGACGAATTCTATAAGAGGCCTGCGCAAGGAACTAACAATTTCATCTCCGAATTGTTCTTCTTGACAGTGGCTGCACACCATTACGGCACTGAGGCGGCACAGACACGCATGACGACGATGCGAAAGAGCGTAAAACGATACGAACAGGACCTGGCAGAATTTGAGAAGGAACGCCACAAGTACGTGAGCGATCCACGATACCTACAGCGGTTCGAGCAACATGTTGCCAAGGTCAAGCAACAGATCGATGACATGTGGAGCACGATTCACGCTACAACGGGTGTCCTACTCGACGATGCAACGCAAAAGGCCTCCATGGACTTCATGCGATATGTCATTGTCTGGCTGCTGCGTTTGGCGAGCGGCCAGAATCTGCCCAAGGAGCAACTACGACTTCCACTGCCAACACAACAGCCGGATGTCTTCAAATGCCTCCCTGAATATTTTCTGGAAGGCGTTGTGGACAACTTCAAATTCGTCACCTCGAATATGCCACAGGCTATTGTGCCCACACAGACAGCGGAGCTTGTGCAATTTGCCATCGCGTTCTTGCGCAGCAGCGAATATGTCAAGAACCCAGGCGTGAAGTCTGGTCTTGTGACTATCCTGTTCTTCGGCATCATGCCGTATGCTAACAACAGGCCAGGTGTGCTGCATGACCAGCTGCTTGGCTCAGACTTTGCCAATACGCACCTGCTTCACGCTTTGATGAGGTTCTACATTGAGGCAGAAAACACTGGCACGCACACACAGTTCTTCGACAAGTTCAGCATTCGCTACGAGATCTTTCAGGTTGTCAAGCGCATATGGGTCAACACGAAATATCGCGAGAACCTGGCAATTGAATCGAGAACAAATACGGCATTCTTCGTCCAGTTCGTCAACATGATGGTCAACGACGTCACCTTCGTTCTTGATGAGTCTCTCTCCAGCTTGGCCAAGGTGAACGAGCTCACAAAGGAATTGGCCGACGGGAGCATCATGCAAGACTTAAATGACGAGCAACGAAAGGAGAAGCAGGATCTGCTCGAAGACCACAAAGGAAGAGCCAAGAGCTACCTCGGTCTGACCTCTTCTACCATGGAAgctctcatcctcttcacaGAAACGCTGGCCGAAGCATTCACGATGCAGGAAATCGTCACCCGTCTCGCAGACATGTTAGACTACAACCTCGACACACTTGTCGGACCACGACGGAAGAACATCGTCATCAAGGATGATGACCTCAAAGCCGTATGGCACCCCAAGAGTCTACTCTCCGACATCCTTACCGTCTACATCAATCTCTCCGAAAAGCAAGACTTCATTCACGCCATCGCCCGCGATGGCCGCTCCTACAAACCCGCCAATTTCGTGGAAGCCACAGATATCATGAGGAAATCTGTTCTCAAATCTCCCGAAGAGCTCCGCGCATGGGAGACGCTCGGCGAGAAAGTCGCTGAAGCGAAGGCATTggacgagcaagaagaagccgatcTGGGCGAGATTCCTGAAGAATTCGAGGATCCTCTGCTGGGCATCTTGATGACGGATCCGGTGATACTGCCAAGCAGCAAGAGTGTGGTGGATCGCAGCACGATTCGGACGCATCTGCTTTCCGACCCCACGGACCCGTTCAATCGTGTGCCGCTGAAGATCGAGGAGGTGTTGGATAATGTGGAGCTGAAGGACAAGATTGATGCGtggaggaaggagaggaaggcgGAGAGGACTAGAGGAGAGGCGATGGATACTACTGATGGCTGA
- a CDS encoding uncharacterized protein (BUSCO:EOG09264T8I) → MSADTKGKKRKSGENVEPVAKKVKTTAVVNKSADRPSPAKSALKGSKTAKVETTVTEKPAKEKKSGKPAKKVVEEVVVEEEPVAAEADDESDGGAELTPDQTAALLAGFSSDESEDEDDVDRDQDGIPIEKLPALPKTEKEIARELKISRIKPKKDGAADPEATPGVVYMSRLPHGFYEKQLRAYLAQFGDVTNLRLARNKKTGKSKHYAFVEFAASTVADIVVKTMDKYLMFGHILQCKRVPPEQVKEGIWKGAKAVKGNGKARPRNRIEGSRLRKGTDKEGWEKRITRESERRKEKAAKLAELGYDFDMPDVKGVEAVAAPKEIERAKAGAETKKSKKAIKNAEEEAPVVEETVVAAVENGANGKAVVAEKTTKRKTKSGEVKTTTEKTKKRKTKA, encoded by the coding sequence ATGTCAGCAGATACCAAAGGAAAGAAGCGCAAGTCGGGCGAAAATGTTGAGCCTGTCGCAAAGAAGGTCAAAACCACTGCCGTTGTGAACAAATCCGCAGACCGACCTTCGCCCGCGAAATCTGCTCTCAAGGGCAGCAAAACCGCCAAAGTCGAGACTACTGTAACCGAGAAGCcggcgaaagagaagaagagtggAAAGCCAGCTAAGAAGGTCGTTGAAGAGGTTgttgtggaagaagagcCCGTCGCAGCGGAAGCCGACGACGAATCCGATGGCGGCGCAGAGCTCACACCAGACCAAACTGCCGCGCTCCTCGCTGGTTTCTCCTCCGATGAgtctgaagacgaagacgatgtcgaTCGCGACCAGGACGGCATTCCCATCGAGAAGCTGCCTGCACTTCCAAAGACCGAGAAAGAGATCGCACGCGAGCTGAAAATCTCGAGAATCAAGCCAAAGAAAGACGGCGCAGCAGACCCAGAGGCCACACCAGGCGTCGTCTACATGTCTCGACTTCCACACGGCTTCTACGAGAAACAATTGCGCGCATACTTGGCGCAATTTGGCGATGTGACGAATCTCCGCCTGGCAAGAAACAAGAAGACGGGAAAGAGCAAGCATTATGCATTCGTTGAGTTCGCTGCTTCGACAGTCGCGGATATCGTAGTCAAGACAATGGACAAGTATTTGATGTTCGGACACATTCTGCAATGCAAGCGCGTGCCACCAGAGCAGGTCAAAGAGGGCATCTGGAAGGGCGCAAAAGCTGTGAAGGGTAACGGTAAAGCACGGCCGAGGAACAGAATTGAAGGCTCCAGATTGAGGAAAGGAACTGATAAGGAAGGCTGGGAGAAGCGCATCACTCGCGAGAGTGAGAGGCGGAAAGAGAAGGCTGCAAAACTCGCTGAACTGGGATACGATTTCGACATGCCTGATGTGAAGGGTGTGGAGGCCGTGGCGGCGCCGAAAGAGATTGAACGGGCAAAGGCTGGAGCTgagacgaagaagtctaAAAAAGCGATCAAGAATGCTGAGGAGGAAGCACCGGTCGTGGAAGAGACTGTTGTGGCGGCTGTTGAGAATGGAGCGAACGGGAAGGCCGTTGTTGCAGAGAAGACGACCAAGAGGAAGACTAAGAGTGGAGAGGTCAAGACCACGaccgagaagacgaagaagaggaagaccaAGGCTTAA